Proteins found in one Branchiostoma floridae strain S238N-H82 unplaced genomic scaffold, Bfl_VNyyK Sc7u5tJ_72, whole genome shotgun sequence genomic segment:
- the LOC118408990 gene encoding glutenin, low molecular weight subunit-like, whose protein sequence is MSQAPSVPTGGQLPPRMQQVPRVAALQPAAPGIPVQQQQPPPQAPAAQQQAPAAQQQSPAAQQQALPAQQQHALQAAQQAPQAAQQAPQAAQQAPQAAQQAPQAAQQAPQAAQQAPPAQQVQGAQQQVVQGQVAGGQNQQAWDIRAEFLALRQQIDRLQGRSVDGIKDEILLLAARPLAAFDHRRAVALLETLANQARMQGHPMAEEYEIILQRVARSPRFKDLLMDLLGSPILKK, encoded by the exons ATGTCTCAAGCACCGAGTGTTCCTACCGGAGGGCAGTTGCCGCCTAGGATGCAGCAAGTTCCGAGGGTAGCAGCCCTGCAACCGGCAGCTCCGGGGATACCAGTACAGCAGCAGCAACCACCACCGCAGGCCCCGGCGGCCCAGCAGCAGGCGCCGGCTGCCCAGCAGCAATCTCCGGCGGCCCAGCAGCAGGCGTTACCGGCGCAGCAGCAGCACGCTCTACAAGCGGCACAACAGGCACCGCAGGCTGCACAGCAGGCACCGCAGGCGGCACAGCAGGCACCGCAGGCGGCACAGCAGGCACCGCAGGCGGCACAGCAGGCACCGCAGGCGGCACAGCAGGCACCGCCGGCCCAGCAAGTTCAGGGGGCCCAACAGCAAGTGGTGCAGGGACAAGTCGCAGGAGGACAAAACCAACAG GCCTGGGACATCAGGGCGGAGTTTCTGGCGCTGAGGCAACAGATCGACCGCTTGCAAGGACGGTCGGTTGATGGTATAAAAGACGAGATCCTCCTACTAGCGGCAAGGCCTTTGGCGGCCTTTGATCATCGTAGGGCAGTGGCGTTGTTGGAGACACTTGCAAACCAGGCACGGATGCAGGGACACCCCATGGCTGAGGAATACGAAATTATCCTACAACGGGTAGCTAGATCACCGCGCTTTAAAGACTTGCTTATGGACCTCCTCGGATCGCCAATACTAAAAAAGTAA
- the LOC118408989 gene encoding kelch repeat and BTB domain-containing protein 12-like: MAAENQERHVSALRSRSYQDESYLHGFLGTVGDLQKAGVLQDVVLEVEGRRFPSHRLVLSAASPYFRAMFTSDMAESRQKTVVLQGLDADMFGEILSYAYTGTLQVSLAKVQPLYQAADLLQLDYVRDTCSSYMAMNVEHSTCVDMYKFADVFFVDIVRKRCLQRIYRDFAEVSDSEDFCSLSVNQLTEIISHDELDVKEETTVWEAVVRWVQHSREDRLHHLPSILPHIRFKLMTSDDTAAILDHPLVREDSGSSEVIRNMVQKGNSNLKPRFGMMTEMVLLFSGRHGSDEMLCMNPPSGRFFKVSCSSYPEVVAKTVTGDNDLYILTAESEDQLSLFKYNQMGNRWEQKASVHSTQGDGRPRNEHLVEADGHLYYLARVVDKVSGREEVFMVLERYNQHTDQWHSCSQLQLEGRYEHGTMGDTFGMIKEYKVVSCDRCIYVFSDTEMHRYNPSQELWSRLTMARNIPEFVTAIAMGTEIFCADYDFTSSKMMVYDTEADSWLELPALGRIAQEDRSYSIYSFFVLEDQLHALLFCRRETDSHTFRIFAYDRSTGIWSDCVGLPVLPPGHWQCVGPCTVARIYLPYLKDNDIFLECAARPVV, encoded by the exons atggctgcggAAAACCAAGAACGCCACGTCAGCGCACTTCGctctcgttcctaccaagacgagagctatttgcacgggtttcttggaactgtgggtgacttacagaaggctggagtactgcaggatgtcgtccttgaagtcgagggccggcgttTTCCCtcccatcggcttgttctgtccgcggccagcccctacttcagggccatgtttacaagtgacatggcggaaagtcgtcagaagacggttgttttacag ggtttggatgcagacatgtttggggagatcctgagCTACGCCTACACAGGAACCCTCCAGGTGTCCCTGGCCAAAGtccagcccctgtaccaggcagccgacctcctccaactggactatgtgagagacacctgcagcagctacatggccatgaacgtggagcactccacctgtgtggacatgtacaagtttgctgatgtcttcttTGTGGACATTGTCCGGAAACGTTGTCTACAGAGGATATACAGAGACTTTGCGGAG GTTTCCGACAGCGAGGActtctgcagcctgagtgtgaatcagctgactgagatcatcagccacgatgagctggatgttaaagaggagacaacagtgtgggaggctgtggtgagatgggtgcagcacagcagggaggataG actgcaccacctacccagcatcctccctcacatccgcttcaaacTGATGACCTCGGATGACacagcagccatcttggacCACCCCCTGGTCAGGGAGGATTCTGGAAGTTCTGAGGTCATTAGGAATATGGTACAGAAAGGGAACTCCAACCTGAAGCCGAGGTTTGGGATGATGACAGAAATGGTTCTGCTTTTCTCCGGAAG GCACGGATCAGATGAGATGTTATGCATGAATCCGCCGTCAGGAAGGTTCTTTAAGGTCAGCTGCAGTTCCTATCCCGAAGTCGTGGCCAAAACTGTCACCGGTGATAACGACCTTTACATTCTGACTGCAGAGTCTGAAGATCAGTTGTCCCTGTTTAAGTACAATCAAATGGGAAACAGGTGGGAACAAAAGGCTTCAGTACACAGTACCCAGGGAGATGGCAGGCCTAGAAATGAGCACCTTGTAGAAGCTGATGGACATCTTTATTACCTTGCAAGAGTCGTTGATAAAGTGTCAGGGAGAGAAGAAGTGTTTATGGTGCTGGAAAGGTACAACCAGCACACAGACCAATGGCACTCCTGTTCACAACTGCAGCTAGAGGGAAGATATGAACATGGGACAATGGGTGACACTTTTGGAATGATAAAGGAATATAAGGTAGTATCTTGTGATCGGTGCATCTACGTGTTCTCAGACACAGAAATGCATCGCTACAACCCAAGCCAGGAGCTGTGGAGCAGGCTGACCATGGCAAGAAACATTCCTGAATTTGTTACAGCcattgccatgggaacagagatctTCTGTGCGGATTATGACTTTACCAGTAGCAAGATGatggtgtacgacacagagGCAGACAGCTGGCTTGAGCTTCCGGCTTTGGGGCGGATAGCTCAAGAGGACCGGTCTTACTCGATATACAGTTTCTTTGTGCTGGAGGATCAGCTGCATGCGTTGTTGTTCTGCCGCAGGGAAACAGATTCCCATACCTTCCGTATTTTTGCGTATGACAGGTCTACAGGTATTTGGAGTGACTGTGTGGGGTTGCCCGTCCTGCCCCCAGGACATTGGCAGTGTGTTGGCCCATGCACTGTGGCACGTATTTACTTGCCTTATTTGAAGGATAATGATATATTCTTAGAGTGTGCAGCACGCCCAGTGGTTTAA